The segment CATGCTGATTGACGTCGTAATGACAATAGCCATAAATAGAATATAGGCCCCCAACGCGGCCGGATAACCGGAATCAGGGAAGCAGGAAAGGAGAAAGGCCGCGCTGAAAAAGATGGCCGTGACACAGACAGGGCAGGGGATGGTTAGGGCCAGCCAGGCAAAACTCCTGTTCCCGGGCCCGCTTTCTCTTTTCAGCAGAACAACTCCCCAGATGATAAGCCCGCCCGCCATCAGGACGTGGATGAATATTCCTGATTTCAAAAGGCCTTGTACTATTTCGAAGTAATGGATGATATTGATCCTTTGCAGGATGTAAGAGGAAAGCACAAAGATAATGAGATAAACAAGGCAGTACAGAGAAAGGAAGATGAGCTTTGACATCAGCTTTCTTCTCTGGATCAGGAAATAGTGCAGACCTATCCCACTCTTTATGGCAAATACGCCTATAGTAAAGACAAGGCCGAGAAACAGGCTTTTGAGCTCCATAACAATAATTGTCTAGTAATTATATCTGAGGCCAAGGAAAAAACTTCTTCCAGGCATAGGGTACCCTTGCACATATTCGTATTCCTTATCCAGGAGGTTTTGAATCGCACCTCTTAGAGTCAACCCACCGTAGTTTCCAAAATCGAGAATCCTTTTGCTGATCGTAAGATCAGCAACCGTAAAACCGCCTTTCTCTATTACTCCATAGGACCCGCCTTCATAATCAGTGATCTTTTGTTCTCCGGTATAGGTAAAGTTTAGATTGGCAGAAAGACCATCAAAATCGGAGAATGTAATACCATAAGACAGATTAATATCAGAGGTATACTTGAGGTCTTTGTGTGTTTCCTCATCTTCGTATTTGGTGAGATATACAAGGTTGGCGTAAGGTTTGAACTCAAATTCCCAGCCCAAAAGGGCACCCACGTCACAGAAGATGTCTGCTTCCACACCCTCTATTTCAGCTTCTCCAACGTTTTCCCACGTGGTGTCACCACCCGATGTGGAAACAGTCTGGATCTTATCCTCAAAATCAGTATAAAAATAGGTGAGGGAAGAATTGAAAGAGGCATAAGAGAAGTCCAGCCCCCCTTCGTAGGTTTCGCTTTTCTCAGGGTCCAAATCGGGGTTACCCACGAAATTGCCGGACCAGCCTGGAAAATTTCCTGCCAACTGCTTGGCGGAAGGCATCTTGAACGCCTCTCCATAGTTGGCCCTGAGTTTTAGAAAGTCTGTAAGAAGATAGGCCACGCCGGCTCGAGGAGAAACGTGATCATCGTCCTCATGCCCCCCTTGGCCTTTTTTCACTTCCACATCATATTCGTCATATCTCAAGCCACCGGCAAGTATCAATCTATTGTCCAAAAGCCTGGCTTTGGCCAGGAGAAAACCGGCGGGATTATCATATTCAGACTTCTTTGGGTCCCAGGTGGTTTTCACTTCATAATTCACCCAGTCAAAACCCGCGGTAACAAGTATATTTTCCAGGTTTAAAGACACCTGTGCCTGTGCCCCTTCCTGGTCGGTTTTCTGCTCGGATGGAACGCCATCGTCCCAGCCGTCCGGGTTGCTCCCGGTCGGATCAGACCATCTGTCCTCATCCTCACCGCGAAAATATCTTGCCATCCAGGAGAATAGACCATCTGTAGTTCCGCCGTCATAAATAAAGTCAATGGACTTATTGCTTGTATCTTTATAGTCATCAAGATCGTTCTGGCTGAGATAACCCGGATTGCCCACCTGATCTCCATCAAAATAATTACAGATGACACCGATACGATTTCCGGGCAAAAACTCAAAACCAAGATTCAGGCTGCAGTCTTCTTTTTCATCATATCCGGTATTATGATATCTTTTCCCATCCGCAGTATCATAGTCGTCCATCGATCCTGTGGTGTAACTGCCGGAAAAATCGAATCCCTTTACCTGTCCCGAAAATCCGACACTCCCTTCCTCATGTTCGAAACTCCCCAAATAACCCTCAACAAACGCAGTTGGTTTATCCTTTCCCTGTCTGGTAATCACGTTTACGACTCCGCCCATTGCGGCCGAGCCGTATTGAACAGAGGCAGGACCCCTTACTATTTCCATCCTCTCTATGTTTTTGGTCGTGATCTTGGCCGCATTACCGGTACCGGCCCTCCTTCCATTCAGAAGAATCAGGACATAGCCCTCAAGATCATTACCGTGAGATTCGGTCCTGAAGCCCCGGATACCGATAGGAGTCAAAGTGCCCGGATATTTTTGAATATGCCCAATATTTTTTTCGGCCAACAAATCCCCGAGATCCCTGGCTGAAGACCTTTTGATTTCTTCTTCATCGATAACAGTCAAATTGGAGGTGATCTCCCTTTTCTTTTCCTTTACCCTGCTTGCGGTTACCACCACCTCTTCCAATTCATGTATCTCTTCTTTTCTATTTTGGGCCAATGACCTGTTTGCCGATGACAGGACCAATAGTGCACCGCAGAAATATATAATCATAATCAGAATAATTCGTTTCATAAAAAAATCCCTTTCCCCCTCGAGAAATGTTGTTAAAGATTCTGGTTTCGTCCAGGTCTCCTGGCTTACGTTCATCCTACTTGCCGTGCCTTCCCATGCCGCTTCCGGCGGCACAGTGGCATGCTTGCGGCTTTCGTCCCGATCACAGTCGCGGGGCGGCGAGAGGTTTGCACTCCCTTCCCTTAGAACGAAACCGGCTAAATCATTCAGAATACTACCGGCCTTCACCTCCTTTCTTCGCTAATAAAAAATCCCCGGACCGAATTGAATCGATCCGGGGATTTCCCTTTTTTATCCGCAAGATCTTTCGGCACACTCCCGTCCACGAAGTATTGTGCCGGTTGTTATTCTGGCAGGTCTTCTGGCTCCCGGTTTATCCTACTTGCCGCGCCTTCCCAACCTTCTTTGAGGTCAGTGACATTTTGCAGCGTTCGTCCCGGTCACAGCGGCGGGCCCGCTCCCGACTTTCACGGGATTCCCTATTAAGCCCATAAGGGCACCATGATTATTATTACAAGAATCAACTTTGTGATGTCAAGGCAAAATCAGTCTGTCACCCGAGCCCTCAGCAAAATCTTATAAGGTCCAGAGAACGCCTTATCCTGTTGAGAAAGGATTCTCTGGTTTCTTCATAGAAACCGGGTCCTTTATGAAATCGTTCTTCTTTATATTGAACGGTCAGAGACTCCACAGTAAGTCCGATTTCTTCCAAATGGGTCTTATTAACAGTGTCGGTCTCAGGGATCAGGGGATAGAGGGAAGCAATATCCTGCATTTCTTACGATGGGTCTGATCAACTAAAGGCTAAGGCTCCTTGCGATTGATTTTGAACTTATCAAAGTCGTGATCATAGCTATAAAGGATATTTTGTCTATCTCCTTCTAAACAGGCAACCAGATAACAATCTACAATGTCCAATTTGCTGTCATGCCAGAGTTTTATCATACGGCTAACAATTTTTTTCTCCTTAATAATAATCCCTCTATATTCCAGGATGCCCAGCATCCCGGTTGCTATATCTTCTCTGGGAACAGAGTAAAAACTTCCCAGAACAAATATTACCTGGAACAAAACAATCAATTTCAATTCAACCCGCAAATCTCCCCGTTCCAGTGATTTAAACAAGGAATATACCCCTCGAAACTTTTTGGTTTTGTCCGATGTTAGAAAGCGAATCAAAATATTAGTATCCAATAGCGCCGTCATTTTTCCCAGCCCTCGATAAATCCTGCTTCTGTTGCCTCACTGATATCAGCTTTTTCAAGCTTTGGCTTCCCTTTTGCGTATTTACCAAATATTCCAAATAAGGAGTCGGTCAAAGATTTTTTTCCTTTTTTGGGGAGCATAGGTTTTAATAGGATGCCGTCGACTTTGGGAATTACATCAACATGATCTCCAATCTCAATATGGTATTTTTTTCTTAAAGCAACAGGAATGACAATCTGCCCTTTAGGGAAGACTTTCTTTTTTACAGATACTTTTGAAGTTGCGCCCATACTTCTTCTCCATTGTGAATAGGTTATACTAAATACTTTAATAAAGTATAACCAAATGTCAAGTAGAACGGACGGGAAAATTGGTAACGGACTAGCTTGACTCACTCTTTCGCGGGTAACCCAGCGAAAAAGCGCCGGCTTTTTCAATCAGTGTTCATCCGGTGTTTAGGTTTTGAGCGTCTCCCAAAACTTTCTTGGAGACAAGATTTGCATAGATTGGATTTTTTTCAGTTCGAGCAACTCTTTGTCGCCGCTCACAAATAATTCCGCATTTCCGTTTAACGTTGACACCTGAAGAAGCAATTATCGCTTTATGAAGCTCAAGAACTTCAAGGAGAGAAAGATAGCGCATTATGCAAGCCGCTGATAAAGCTCTTTATTCTTAGACAATACTCGATGCATTGCTTCTTCAAAGTCTGGCTCTGGCTGGGCAATAAGATCCTCAATAGATGCTGTAACAAACTGATCTGGCAATAGACCAAACTTCTTCGCTTTTTCCGTAAGGAGTGCAGCCTTAGAGTCCTCGATTTCCACAGAGATTTTTGTCATAATGGATTCCTCCAATTATCAAGGCATAGGCATTATAGCCAAATACCATTTGGTCTTCAAATTTTGTTTTTCACATAATCGCGGCGGATCAGGAGCGAGACCGGAGGCAAACTTGTTTGCCGACGGGATCGTCTGCTGCACCCGCTTGTGGTACGCCCGGCATGGGCGTGAACTTATGGGGTGAAAGTCCCCTGTACATGAACCTTGCTACCTGATTTTTGAGGATAGCGAAAGTACCAGCCGAAGGCAAGGGCGTCACCGTGAGGTGGTGGTCCCTGTCTGCCGACAGGCAGGTGGAGGAAGCCGGAGCGCAACGCTGTGAGCCGACCTGTCTGCGTGCACCGCACAGGCAGGCGAACAGAAACGGCATACAAGGCCCAGTTTCCGGATAAGTCAGCACAACATGACGAAGTCCTGGGTTTAAGGAGATAGGGTAAATGCTGCGGTTGTGTAGCAAAAGATCACGTTCTTATCCGGGGAGACCTGTCCGACAGGCGGTTCAGCTAACGCTGGACAGCGTCCTGCATGGCAACATGAAGGATGACCGGACAGGAGTCAGCAGATGTCATAATAGTTCAACGAAGGACCGAACCCAGAGAAGGGAAAAGGCCCGGTAAGCTCGGCCGCCACAAGGAACCCGACCGGGGGAGTGTGTGGCCGGCGCGTTACCGGCAGACCTGGCCCAGATGAAAACCTGCTGGAGCGGATTCTCTCCCGTGAAAATATGCTTAAGGCATGGAAGCGGGTAAAGGCCAATAAGGGAGCCCCTGGTATTGATAATATGCCGGTCGAGGACTTTATGGCCTATGCCCGTGAGCATTGGGACGCAATCCGTTCTTTACTTCTGGCAGGCACTTACCAACCCTTGCCGGTGAAACGATTGGAAATACCAAAACCAACGGGCGGTACCCGTCCGCTGGGCATTCCCTTGGACCGGCTGATCCAACAGGCCATTTCCCAGGTACTCCTGCCGGTCTTTGATCCGCATTTCTCGGAATCCAGCTTCGGATTCCGGCCGGGGCGTTCGGCCCATGATGCCGTCTATCAGGTGCGCGATTATATCCGTAAGGGTTATCGTGTAGCTGTTGACTGCGATTTGTCGAAATTTTTCGACACAGTGGTCCATGACGTCTTGATGTCCCGGATCAGCAGAAAGGTGCGGGATAAGCGTGTTCTGCAGCTGATCGGCAAGTACCTGAGAGCAGGGGCGGTTATCAACGGCCGCAGGCAGGACACCCATAAGGGTGTTCCGCAAGGCGGTCCGCTTTCACCCTTACTCAGCAACATCCTGCTGG is part of the Deltaproteobacteria bacterium genome and harbors:
- a CDS encoding AbrB family transcriptional regulator yields the protein MGATSKVSVKKKVFPKGQIVIPVALRKKYHIEIGDHVDVIPKVDGILLKPMLPKKGKKSLTDSLFGIFGKYAKGKPKLEKADISEATEAGFIEGWEK
- a CDS encoding group II intron reverse transcriptase/maturase, whose translation is MCGRRVTGRPGPDENLLERILSRENMLKAWKRVKANKGAPGIDNMPVEDFMAYAREHWDAIRSLLLAGTYQPLPVKRLEIPKPTGGTRPLGIPLDRLIQQAISQVLLPVFDPHFSESSFGFRPGRSAHDAVYQVRDYIRKGYRVAVDCDLSKFFDTVVHDVLMSRISRKVRDKRVLQLIGKYLRAGAVINGRRQDTHKGVPQGGPLSPLLSNILLDDLDKELEQRGHRFARYCDDCAPRAHSI
- a CDS encoding TonB-dependent receptor, with amino-acid sequence MKRIILIMIIYFCGALLVLSSANRSLAQNRKEEIHELEEVVVTASRVKEKKREITSNLTVIDEEEIKRSSARDLGDLLAEKNIGHIQKYPGTLTPIGIRGFRTESHGNDLEGYVLILLNGRRAGTGNAAKITTKNIERMEIVRGPASVQYGSAAMGGVVNVITRQGKDKPTAFVEGYLGSFEHEEGSVGFSGQVKGFDFSGSYTTGSMDDYDTADGKRYHNTGYDEKEDCSLNLGFEFLPGNRIGVICNYFDGDQVGNPGYLSQNDLDDYKDTSNKSIDFIYDGGTTDGLFSWMARYFRGEDEDRWSDPTGSNPDGWDDGVPSEQKTDQEGAQAQVSLNLENILVTAGFDWVNYEVKTTWDPKKSEYDNPAGFLLAKARLLDNRLILAGGLRYDEYDVEVKKGQGGHEDDDHVSPRAGVAYLLTDFLKLRANYGEAFKMPSAKQLAGNFPGWSGNFVGNPDLDPEKSETYEGGLDFSYASFNSSLTYFYTDFEDKIQTVSTSGGDTTWENVGEAEIEGVEADIFCDVGALLGWEFEFKPYANLVYLTKYEDEETHKDLKYTSDINLSYGITFSDFDGLSANLNFTYTGEQKITDYEGGSYGVIEKGGFTVADLTISKRILDFGNYGGLTLRGAIQNLLDKEYEYVQGYPMPGRSFFLGLRYNY
- a CDS encoding DNA-binding protein, whose protein sequence is MTKISVEIEDSKAALLTEKAKKFGLLPDQFVTASIEDLIAQPEPDFEEAMHRVLSKNKELYQRLA